The following coding sequences lie in one Thermodesulforhabdaceae bacterium genomic window:
- a CDS encoding IclR family transcriptional regulator encodes MRNDKMSSLDKALRILQAFSLEKPEWGIRDLAAQLSFSPATVQRLVTTLKVHGFLDQDDSTKKYRLGPIYFRFVEVLQSQYPILKEALPLMRILCSDTGETTHLNVIDGRERLCIHSIESPQYLKASMPVGNRSPLYAGASSKCLLAFSPKEFIKNYLDSIALTPLTSATITNIDTLWKELDLIRSRGFATSTGERTPGLCSISVPIFGYGGSFIAALSLAVPSVRFNDDEHRAMCLEKLLKTGEKLSRKMGYGGEYPPTVEPLR; translated from the coding sequence ATGAGAAACGATAAGATGTCATCCCTTGATAAGGCTCTTAGGATTCTTCAGGCTTTTTCTCTCGAAAAGCCTGAATGGGGCATTCGTGATCTTGCCGCTCAACTCTCTTTTAGCCCAGCAACAGTTCAACGACTGGTCACTACTCTAAAAGTTCACGGTTTCCTCGATCAGGACGATTCGACCAAAAAATATCGTCTGGGGCCAATCTATTTTCGGTTCGTGGAAGTCCTTCAAAGTCAGTATCCCATTCTGAAGGAAGCTCTTCCTCTTATGCGAATTCTTTGTTCTGATACTGGCGAAACTACACACCTAAACGTAATTGACGGCAGGGAAAGGCTTTGCATCCACAGCATAGAGTCACCCCAATACCTTAAAGCCAGTATGCCCGTCGGCAATCGATCACCACTTTATGCTGGGGCGTCTTCGAAATGTTTACTTGCATTTTCACCGAAGGAATTCATAAAAAACTATCTTGATTCTATCGCTCTTACTCCCCTTACTTCCGCCACCATTACCAACATTGATACACTCTGGAAAGAACTGGATTTGATACGTTCCCGAGGCTTTGCCACTAGCACTGGAGAGCGAACTCCAGGGCTTTGTTCTATAAGTGTCCCAATTTTTGGTTATGGCGGGAGTTTCATAGCAGCTTTAAGCCTTGCTGTCCCTTCAGTGCGCTTTAATGACGACGAACATAGAGCGATGTGTCTTGAGAAACTTCTAAAGACCGGTGAAAAGCTTTCTCGCAAAATGGGTTACGGTGGGGAGTATCCACCCACCGTTGAACCGTTACGATAA